A single Brevundimonas sp. SL130 DNA region contains:
- a CDS encoding addiction module antidote protein — MTEPLIEFDPARYLNTPEAVEEYLVSSFEDAAEFGDPRIITKALGAVARAKGMTKMAQDADLSRTALYRALSEEGRPELSTIFKVMQALGLRLAPVRVDSAA; from the coding sequence ATGACTGAGCCGCTGATCGAATTCGATCCCGCCCGCTACCTGAACACGCCGGAAGCGGTGGAGGAGTATCTGGTGTCCTCGTTCGAAGACGCCGCCGAGTTCGGCGATCCGCGCATCATCACCAAAGCCTTGGGCGCTGTGGCGCGGGCAAAGGGCATGACGAAAATGGCTCAGGACGCCGACCTGTCGCGCACGGCCCTTTACCGCGCGCTCAGCGAAGAGGGACGGCCTGAGCTTTCGACCATCTTCAAGGTGATGCAGGCCCTGGGGCTGCGCCTTGCCCCCGTTCGTGTGGACTCCGCCGCCTGA